The Aggregicoccus sp. 17bor-14 genome includes a region encoding these proteins:
- a CDS encoding peptidase MA family metallohydrolase: MKRLLPPALLLLLALLGAPRALAATPQPSPVEDVRGERALPSVVASDGRTSAGSHAGGEPALLPLPRPALVAGELSTRRFRILYTARAEGAARALAKEIEGVRDSFGQLLGRDWKGTTEIRVGVGREEFEALALPGGAPPGWAVALAYPAHQIILLDALSLRSEQGPTTLRHELAHVALGQLGPAWPRWFQEGLAMNVSGERLSVSQYTALFRAVRQDRILHFEDLDEGWPEQPWDVEVAYAQSSAFVAHLASRYGPERMAELVDAVGRGAPFETAFARAFRSTLRLEEESWREELPARYGWLPLATTGELLWLLATLLCCAAFVLRQRQKRRHLAALELEDAREAEEEARLAAEEAALAAPSTLALPPLTDSALPSWEPPAPAASEAPPEAAPPEAERDAEAQRPTKPTLH; this comes from the coding sequence GTGAAGCGCCTCCTGCCCCCCGCCCTGCTGCTCCTGCTCGCCCTGCTGGGCGCCCCGCGCGCGCTCGCCGCCACGCCGCAGCCCTCTCCGGTCGAGGACGTGCGCGGCGAGCGGGCCCTGCCGTCGGTCGTCGCCTCGGACGGGCGCACCAGCGCAGGCTCCCACGCGGGCGGTGAGCCCGCGCTGCTGCCCCTGCCGCGCCCCGCGCTCGTCGCCGGTGAGCTGAGCACGCGGCGCTTCCGCATCCTCTACACGGCCCGGGCCGAGGGCGCCGCGCGCGCGCTCGCGAAGGAGATCGAGGGCGTGCGCGACAGCTTCGGGCAGCTGCTGGGCCGCGACTGGAAGGGCACCACGGAGATCCGCGTGGGCGTGGGGCGCGAGGAGTTCGAGGCGCTCGCGCTGCCGGGCGGCGCGCCCCCGGGCTGGGCCGTGGCGCTCGCGTACCCGGCCCACCAGATCATCCTCCTGGACGCCCTCAGCCTGCGCAGCGAGCAGGGCCCCACCACGCTGCGCCACGAGCTCGCGCACGTGGCGCTGGGCCAGCTGGGCCCCGCATGGCCGCGCTGGTTCCAGGAGGGGCTCGCCATGAACGTGAGCGGCGAGCGCCTCTCGGTCTCCCAGTACACGGCCCTGTTCCGCGCCGTGCGGCAGGACCGCATCCTGCACTTCGAGGACCTCGACGAGGGCTGGCCCGAGCAGCCGTGGGACGTGGAGGTCGCCTACGCGCAGAGCAGCGCCTTCGTCGCCCACCTCGCCTCGCGCTACGGCCCCGAGCGCATGGCGGAGCTGGTGGACGCGGTGGGCCGCGGCGCCCCCTTCGAGACCGCCTTCGCCCGCGCCTTCCGCAGCACGCTGCGGCTGGAGGAGGAGTCCTGGCGCGAGGAGCTCCCTGCGCGCTACGGCTGGCTCCCGCTCGCCACCACCGGCGAGCTGCTCTGGCTCCTCGCCACCCTGCTGTGCTGCGCGGCCTTCGTCCTGCGCCAGCGCCAGAAGCGCCGCCACCTCGCCGCGCTGGAGCTGGAGGACGCGCGGGAGGCCGAGGAGGAGGCCCGTCTCGCGGCCGAGGAGGCCGCCCTCGCCGCCCCGAGCACCCTCGCGCTCCCCCCGCTCACCGACAGCGCCCTGCCCTCCTGGGAGCCGCCTGCGCCGGCCGCGAGCGAGGCCCCGCCCGAGGCCGCCCCGCCCGAGGCCGAGCGCGACGCCGAGGCGCAGCGCCCGACGAAGCCCACCCTGCACTGA
- a CDS encoding FHA domain-containing protein — MPTLLVTHPDGTQTEHPFEGELRIGRQEGNDLVLADGGVSRRHALLRAQGAQVVLEDAGSANGTYVEGARLEGPCVLEPGQEVQLGDYLLQLVAPARDDRSRTDEVPALGAVPDAAPGSAAAPDRAGEAGASAGAALAPPRTPSGRTSRTDELLAPGAAARVPQALARTGQGPRLVGLTGPWAGQRVALAGTLSVGRGAGAGLLLEDESVSRRHAELRCTGAGVQVRDLGSANGTAVNGAPVPAGAPEGVLLQRGDAVQFGVALFRFEDGAEDEAAPLRRARGGAVPTRRGQRGARPSPAQLWAQLDPRRKRLAVAAGGVLALLLTAGVVKALSGPEPEAAAVAGGEEGAGGESGEQIQQLLSQCRSYASTELDAEPDWRRAEEACGKALDLDPLQSEAHALLQRIRLEREAGDNFTRGERALARLNAEEALDLFGKIPKESDYFRRARPRVREASAQVVKRALDDCKRYLRDSQWAAAVPRCERYLGVACQKMDREELEPPVGFKVVLTSGRLRTNEWRPKDPLFLRFLTARQRVDPRAAPWTCPPADILAEEPEAEDPKQAVTAAFQKRYADKLLQAAMLDYWSGRSTEALATLQKLRSDYNRAQYHADADAAMRDLSTVDQLFKSGQSALQAEDPERAAEPFQEVLEVDGRVMAELATTRPSFYRRAIQQDMASHAYVAGKHWADRQDTRRGCRVWKLGFGFYAGNTDLNKAVGFCSTRGLALLNEAQGCADLPAVLDFAVKGDGLQEKVAAKRAEWACAD; from the coding sequence ATGCCCACGCTCCTCGTCACGCACCCCGACGGCACCCAGACCGAGCACCCCTTCGAAGGCGAGCTGAGGATCGGCCGCCAGGAGGGCAACGATCTCGTCCTCGCCGACGGCGGGGTGAGCCGCCGCCACGCACTGCTGCGCGCGCAGGGTGCGCAGGTGGTGCTCGAGGACGCGGGCAGCGCGAACGGGACCTACGTGGAGGGGGCACGGCTCGAGGGCCCGTGCGTGCTCGAGCCCGGGCAGGAGGTGCAGCTGGGCGACTACCTCCTGCAACTCGTGGCGCCCGCGCGCGACGACCGCAGCCGCACCGACGAGGTCCCTGCGCTCGGTGCGGTCCCAGACGCAGCGCCTGGGTCCGCAGCGGCTCCGGATCGCGCGGGCGAGGCGGGGGCCTCCGCCGGGGCTGCGCTCGCACCGCCGCGCACGCCGAGTGGACGCACCTCGCGCACGGACGAGCTGCTCGCGCCCGGTGCTGCGGCGCGTGTGCCCCAGGCCCTGGCCCGGACCGGGCAGGGCCCGAGGCTGGTGGGGCTGACGGGGCCGTGGGCGGGGCAGCGTGTGGCGCTCGCGGGCACGCTGAGCGTGGGGCGCGGCGCGGGCGCGGGCCTGCTGCTCGAGGACGAGTCCGTGAGCCGCCGCCACGCCGAGCTGCGCTGCACCGGGGCGGGCGTGCAGGTGCGCGACCTGGGCAGCGCGAACGGGACCGCCGTCAACGGCGCACCCGTCCCTGCAGGCGCCCCGGAGGGCGTGCTGCTGCAGCGCGGAGACGCGGTGCAGTTCGGCGTCGCGCTGTTCCGCTTCGAGGACGGCGCGGAGGACGAGGCGGCGCCGCTGAGGCGGGCGCGCGGCGGTGCAGTCCCCACGCGCAGGGGTCAGCGCGGGGCTCGCCCCAGCCCTGCACAGCTGTGGGCTCAGCTGGACCCACGCCGCAAGCGGCTCGCCGTGGCCGCGGGCGGCGTGCTCGCGCTGCTGCTCACCGCGGGAGTCGTGAAGGCCCTGTCCGGGCCGGAGCCCGAGGCCGCGGCGGTCGCCGGGGGCGAGGAGGGCGCAGGCGGGGAGAGCGGCGAGCAGATCCAGCAGCTGCTCAGCCAGTGCCGCTCCTACGCCTCCACGGAGCTGGACGCCGAGCCGGACTGGCGTCGCGCCGAGGAGGCGTGCGGCAAGGCGCTGGACCTGGACCCGCTGCAGTCCGAGGCCCACGCGCTGCTGCAGCGCATCCGGCTCGAGCGCGAGGCCGGCGACAACTTCACCCGCGGCGAGCGGGCGCTCGCGCGCCTCAATGCGGAGGAGGCGCTGGACCTGTTCGGGAAGATCCCGAAGGAGAGCGACTACTTCCGGCGGGCCCGCCCGCGCGTGCGCGAGGCCAGCGCCCAGGTGGTGAAGCGCGCGCTGGACGACTGCAAGCGCTACCTGCGCGACAGCCAGTGGGCCGCGGCGGTGCCGCGCTGCGAGCGCTACCTGGGCGTGGCCTGCCAGAAGATGGACCGTGAGGAGCTGGAGCCGCCGGTGGGCTTCAAGGTGGTGCTCACCTCGGGCCGCCTGCGCACGAACGAGTGGCGCCCCAAGGATCCGCTGTTCCTGCGCTTCCTCACGGCGCGCCAGCGCGTGGACCCCCGCGCAGCCCCCTGGACCTGCCCGCCCGCGGACATCCTCGCCGAGGAGCCGGAGGCGGAGGACCCGAAGCAGGCGGTGACGGCGGCCTTCCAGAAGCGCTACGCGGACAAGCTGCTGCAGGCGGCGATGCTCGACTACTGGTCCGGCCGCAGCACCGAGGCGCTCGCCACGCTGCAGAAGCTGCGCTCGGACTACAACCGCGCGCAGTACCACGCGGACGCGGACGCGGCGATGCGCGACCTGTCCACCGTGGACCAGCTCTTCAAGAGCGGCCAGTCCGCCCTGCAGGCGGAGGATCCCGAGCGCGCCGCCGAGCCCTTCCAGGAGGTGCTCGAGGTGGACGGGCGGGTGATGGCGGAGCTGGCCACGACCCGGCCCTCGTTCTACCGGCGCGCCATCCAGCAGGACATGGCGAGCCATGCGTACGTGGCCGGCAAGCACTGGGCGGACCGCCAGGACACGCGCCGCGGCTGCCGGGTGTGGAAGCTGGGCTTCGGCTTCTACGCGGGCAACACGGACCTGAACAAGGCGGTGGGCTTCTGCTCCACCCGGGGCCTGGCGCTGCTCAACGAGGCCCAGGGGTGCGCGGACCTGCCGGCGGTGCTGGACTTCGCGGTCAAGGGCGACGGGCTGCAGGAGAAGGTCGCCGCCAAGCGGGCCGAGTGGGCGTGCGCCGACTAG
- the polA gene encoding DNA polymerase I, whose protein sequence is MVPSPSAGAPVLTLIDASNFIFRAYHAIQHLSTSKGVPTNAVYGFTRMVLKTLKDLEPTHVALVFDKESRTERQKLDPNYKANREGPPPDLVPQFALIRRVVEALNLPALEMAGWEADDVIGTLARRAKAEGYCVLVVTGDKDFVQIVDEDVRLFDPMNDRRTGPADVKERLGIEPRQMRDYLALIGDAIDNVAKVPGIGPKTAVELLTQFNDVETLLTRLDEVKKPKIRQALESHRDSLQLAKKLVTFNTELPLDVKLEDLARRPVHEAKARDLFSELEFYKLLQEMPTEAPTPLAQTTETVVDAGGLKALADAARAEGRVFLIPAYEGLPYAAELVGLGVALPSGKSAYVPLGHRVLGSAGVAPAQFSEVFGPLLADAGVKKGGHGLKSLSLLLSSLGLVLAGSEDDVELLSYLLNPSRREHALTDLARERLRAELPPLPAVAEGKKGRALSDHTAEELAPVYGTRADAARRLAPDLWEELERAGLAKLARELEVPLLPLLAQMERHGVKVDLGTLAGISAIVDGECQTKLKDVHAAAGREFNVGSNQQLAQVLYTELQLPVLKRGKTGPSTDQEVLEKLAQQHPVARAIIEYRTLSKLKSTYLDTLPGLVAKDGRIHTTYDQAATATGRLSSRDPNLQNIPIRTEVGRQIRSAFVAEAGHQLVSADYSQVELRLLAHVAEDPVLIDAFLNDQDIHSRTAAEVFGVPPEQVTRDQRRVAKMVNFGIAYGLSAHGLSGRLDIPVEEARDVIERYFTRYAGIRRYLEDTVEQARKRGYVETLFGRRRLMGDLLSKNRNVAQAAERAAINMPIQGTAADLIKMAMLAVDRALRERGLKARMLLQVHDELLFEAPDAEVDAVKALAQECMSSVTQLKVPLKVDVGAGRSWADAH, encoded by the coding sequence ATGGTCCCGAGCCCGTCCGCTGGCGCGCCCGTCCTCACGCTGATCGACGCGTCGAACTTCATCTTCCGCGCCTATCACGCCATCCAGCACCTCTCCACGAGCAAGGGGGTGCCCACCAATGCCGTGTACGGCTTCACGCGCATGGTGCTCAAGACGCTCAAGGACCTGGAGCCCACGCACGTGGCCCTGGTCTTCGACAAGGAGAGCCGCACCGAGCGCCAGAAGCTGGACCCCAACTACAAGGCCAACCGCGAGGGGCCCCCGCCGGACCTGGTGCCCCAGTTCGCGCTCATCCGCCGGGTGGTGGAGGCGCTGAACCTTCCGGCGCTGGAGATGGCCGGCTGGGAGGCGGACGACGTCATCGGCACCCTCGCGCGGCGCGCCAAGGCCGAGGGCTACTGCGTCCTCGTCGTCACCGGCGACAAGGACTTCGTGCAGATCGTGGACGAGGACGTGCGCCTCTTCGATCCGATGAACGACCGGCGCACCGGCCCCGCGGACGTGAAGGAGCGCCTGGGCATCGAGCCGCGCCAGATGCGCGACTACCTGGCGCTCATCGGCGACGCCATCGACAACGTGGCGAAGGTGCCGGGCATCGGCCCCAAGACGGCCGTGGAGCTGCTCACCCAGTTCAACGACGTGGAGACGCTGCTCACGCGGCTCGACGAGGTGAAGAAGCCCAAGATCCGCCAGGCGCTGGAGAGCCACCGCGACAGCCTGCAGCTGGCCAAGAAGCTGGTGACCTTCAACACCGAGCTCCCGCTGGACGTGAAGCTCGAGGACCTCGCGCGCCGCCCGGTGCACGAGGCCAAGGCGCGCGACCTGTTCAGCGAGCTGGAGTTCTACAAGCTGCTGCAGGAGATGCCCACCGAGGCGCCCACGCCGCTCGCGCAGACCACCGAGACCGTGGTGGACGCGGGAGGGCTCAAGGCGCTCGCGGACGCGGCGCGCGCCGAGGGCCGGGTGTTCCTCATCCCCGCTTACGAGGGCCTGCCCTACGCCGCGGAGCTGGTGGGCCTGGGCGTGGCGCTGCCGAGCGGCAAGAGCGCGTACGTGCCGCTGGGCCACCGCGTGCTGGGCAGTGCCGGCGTCGCCCCCGCGCAGTTCTCCGAGGTGTTCGGCCCGCTGCTCGCGGACGCGGGCGTGAAGAAGGGCGGCCACGGCCTCAAGAGCCTGAGCCTGCTGCTCTCCTCACTGGGCCTCGTGCTCGCGGGCAGCGAGGACGACGTGGAGCTGCTCAGCTACCTGCTCAACCCCTCGCGGCGCGAGCACGCCCTGACGGACCTGGCGCGCGAGCGGCTGCGGGCGGAGCTGCCGCCCCTGCCCGCCGTGGCCGAGGGCAAGAAGGGCCGCGCGCTCTCGGATCACACCGCGGAGGAGCTCGCGCCGGTGTACGGCACGCGCGCGGATGCCGCGCGCCGGCTCGCCCCCGACCTGTGGGAGGAGCTCGAGCGCGCGGGCCTCGCGAAGCTCGCGCGCGAGCTCGAGGTGCCGCTCTTGCCATTGCTCGCCCAGATGGAGCGCCACGGCGTGAAGGTGGACCTGGGCACGCTCGCGGGCATCAGCGCGATCGTGGACGGGGAGTGCCAGACGAAGCTCAAGGACGTGCACGCGGCGGCGGGGCGCGAGTTCAACGTGGGCTCGAACCAGCAGCTCGCGCAGGTGCTCTACACCGAGCTGCAGCTGCCGGTGCTCAAGCGCGGCAAGACGGGCCCCTCCACGGACCAGGAGGTGCTCGAGAAGCTCGCCCAGCAGCACCCGGTGGCGCGCGCCATCATCGAGTACCGCACCCTGTCCAAGCTCAAGAGCACCTACCTGGACACGCTGCCGGGCCTCGTCGCGAAGGACGGACGCATCCACACCACCTACGACCAGGCGGCGACGGCCACCGGGCGCCTCTCCTCGCGCGACCCGAACCTGCAGAACATCCCCATCCGCACCGAGGTGGGCCGGCAGATCCGCAGCGCCTTCGTGGCCGAGGCGGGTCACCAGCTGGTGTCCGCGGACTACAGCCAGGTGGAGCTGCGGCTGCTCGCGCACGTGGCGGAGGATCCCGTCCTCATCGACGCCTTCCTCAACGACCAGGACATCCACAGCCGCACCGCGGCCGAGGTGTTCGGCGTGCCGCCGGAGCAGGTGACGCGCGATCAGCGCCGGGTGGCGAAGATGGTGAACTTCGGCATCGCCTACGGCCTCTCAGCGCACGGCCTCTCGGGCCGCCTGGACATCCCGGTGGAGGAGGCGCGAGACGTCATCGAGCGCTACTTCACGCGCTACGCGGGCATCCGGCGCTACCTCGAGGACACCGTGGAGCAGGCGCGCAAGCGCGGCTACGTGGAGACGCTGTTCGGGCGCCGCCGCCTCATGGGCGACCTGCTCTCCAAGAACCGCAACGTGGCGCAGGCGGCCGAGCGCGCGGCGATCAACATGCCGATCCAGGGCACCGCGGCGGACCTCATCAAGATGGCCATGCTCGCGGTGGACCGCGCGCTGCGCGAGCGGGGCCTGAAGGCGCGCATGCTCCTGCAGGTGCACGACGAGCTCCTCTTCGAGGCGCCGGACGCCGAGGTCGACGCCGTGAAGGCGCTCGCGCAGGAGTGCATGTCCTCCGTCACGCAGCTGAAGGTGCCGCTCAAGGTGGACGTGGGGGCAGGCCGCAGCTGGGCGGACGCCCACTAA
- a CDS encoding J domain-containing protein translates to MTATVAAWQTLEGVDVECTHCGVRMTMHAGARVKYFRCGSCHRWVSSTYTDIFRADAKMRTHPVKEAPESAGFIEVKDRLERWLTQLEDQDPYRVLGVSPLDSAETVRNRYRELAMERHPDRGGSAERMRELNAAYERILRHRERKRAEALSSGSSTLPGALPARSR, encoded by the coding sequence ATGACGGCGACGGTGGCGGCCTGGCAGACCCTGGAGGGCGTGGACGTCGAGTGCACCCACTGTGGCGTTCGGATGACGATGCACGCCGGGGCGCGCGTGAAGTACTTCCGCTGCGGCTCGTGCCACCGCTGGGTCTCCAGCACGTACACGGACATCTTCCGCGCGGACGCGAAGATGCGCACCCACCCGGTGAAGGAGGCGCCCGAGAGCGCCGGCTTCATCGAGGTGAAGGATCGCCTCGAGCGCTGGCTCACTCAGCTCGAGGACCAGGACCCCTACCGCGTGCTCGGCGTCTCGCCGCTCGACTCCGCGGAGACGGTGCGCAACCGCTACCGCGAGCTCGCCATGGAGCGCCACCCGGACCGCGGCGGCTCCGCCGAGCGCATGCGCGAGCTGAACGCCGCGTACGAGCGCATCCTGCGCCACCGCGAGCGCAAGCGCGCCGAGGCGCTGTCCTCGGGCAGCAGCACCCTGCCCGGGGCGCTGCCCGCGCGCAGCCGCTGA
- a CDS encoding type II and III secretion system protein family protein, which yields MGKGIRQVALWGAWLAVLVGGVAAGQESTTIALGVGTQKVISAPGVTRMSIGDPAVAEVKSLGGSQVLVTGNAEGKTTLLMWKGTGQRLSYLVTVRRQDPNEVISEIRKLLGEIEGVSVRMVGDRIYLDGQAYTTQDADRIQQVVDLYPNVKSFVKIAPNAKKLVAQNLNAAFQKAGLKNVQANVVGASIFLEGSVESQQDLQKAELVTKALGEKVENLLTVGIKRMILSEVQFVEIRRNSRDRYGVKYPTDITGTVSASAIFNKQLFPGSFADGVAQAAIIGSADFAVGFQTNDGYGRLLAQPKLVCASGEKAEFLAGGEVPIPLITNNQFTVEYKPYGVILNIRPTADRNGNIQTEIEAESSEIDTSVAVSVGGSASVPGFRTRKVKTNVTVRHGETIVLSGVFSHDEQKAVSKIPGLGHIPIIGELFKSRGFDSTKRELVIFVTPRIVNPDSDKVRTIIEDVKTRYKQARSEVNFNIFD from the coding sequence ATGGGCAAGGGCATCAGGCAGGTGGCGCTGTGGGGGGCATGGCTCGCCGTGCTCGTGGGTGGGGTGGCGGCGGGTCAGGAGAGCACCACGATCGCGCTCGGGGTGGGGACGCAGAAGGTCATCTCCGCGCCCGGCGTCACGCGCATGTCCATCGGCGACCCCGCGGTGGCCGAGGTGAAGAGCCTGGGCGGCAGCCAGGTGCTCGTCACGGGCAACGCCGAGGGCAAGACCACGCTGCTGATGTGGAAGGGCACCGGGCAGCGGCTGAGCTACCTGGTGACCGTGCGGCGGCAGGATCCGAACGAGGTCATCTCGGAGATCCGCAAGCTGCTCGGCGAGATCGAGGGCGTGAGCGTGCGCATGGTGGGCGACCGCATCTACCTGGACGGCCAGGCCTACACGACCCAGGACGCGGACCGCATCCAGCAGGTGGTGGACCTGTACCCCAACGTGAAGAGCTTCGTGAAGATCGCGCCGAACGCGAAGAAGCTCGTGGCGCAGAACCTCAACGCGGCCTTCCAGAAGGCAGGCCTCAAGAACGTCCAGGCCAACGTCGTGGGGGCGTCCATCTTCCTGGAGGGCTCGGTGGAGAGCCAGCAGGACCTGCAGAAGGCGGAGCTCGTCACCAAGGCGCTGGGCGAGAAGGTGGAGAACCTGCTCACGGTGGGCATCAAGCGGATGATCCTCTCCGAGGTGCAGTTCGTGGAGATCCGCCGCAACTCGCGCGACCGCTACGGCGTGAAGTACCCCACCGACATCACCGGCACGGTGAGCGCCTCCGCCATCTTCAACAAGCAGCTGTTCCCGGGCAGCTTCGCGGATGGCGTGGCGCAGGCGGCCATCATCGGCTCCGCGGACTTCGCCGTGGGCTTCCAGACCAACGACGGCTACGGCCGCCTCCTCGCGCAGCCCAAGCTGGTGTGCGCGAGCGGCGAGAAGGCGGAGTTCCTCGCCGGCGGCGAGGTGCCGATCCCGCTCATCACCAACAACCAGTTCACGGTGGAGTACAAGCCCTACGGCGTCATCCTCAACATCCGCCCCACCGCGGATCGCAACGGCAACATCCAGACGGAGATCGAGGCGGAGTCGAGCGAGATCGACACGTCCGTGGCGGTGTCCGTGGGCGGCTCGGCCAGCGTGCCCGGCTTCCGCACGCGCAAGGTGAAGACCAACGTCACCGTGCGCCACGGCGAGACCATCGTGCTCTCCGGCGTGTTCAGCCACGACGAGCAGAAGGCGGTGAGCAAGATCCCGGGCCTCGGTCACATCCCGATCATCGGCGAGCTGTTCAAGAGCCGCGGCTTCGACTCCACCAAGCGCGAGCTGGTGATCTTCGTCACCCCGCGCATCGTGAACCCGGACTCGGACAAGGTCCGCACGATCATCGAGGACGTGAAGACCCGCTACAAGCAGGCCCGCAGCGAGGTGAACTTCAACATCTTCGACTGA
- a CDS encoding DivIVA domain-containing protein: protein MKITPLDIRQKRFEAGFRGFSRREVEAYLELLAGEFEEVVKENIALKEELKRTQSRLEQHLERERTLQETMVTAQRISEDLKSAAKKEADIILADAEHQAEKIVQGAHTKLVQVVEDINELKRQRVQFESQVRSVVDSHLKLLETFRSPSFADRDYERIEDNVAYLAQKKAGATE from the coding sequence ATGAAGATCACCCCTCTCGACATCCGGCAGAAGCGCTTCGAAGCCGGCTTCCGCGGCTTCTCGCGCCGCGAGGTGGAGGCCTACCTCGAGCTGCTCGCCGGCGAGTTCGAGGAGGTCGTGAAGGAGAACATCGCGCTGAAGGAGGAGCTCAAGCGCACCCAGTCGCGGCTCGAGCAGCACCTCGAGCGCGAGCGCACGCTGCAGGAGACCATGGTCACCGCGCAGCGCATCAGCGAGGACCTCAAGTCCGCGGCGAAGAAGGAGGCGGACATCATCCTCGCGGACGCCGAGCACCAGGCCGAGAAGATCGTCCAGGGCGCGCACACCAAGCTCGTGCAGGTGGTGGAGGACATCAACGAGCTCAAGCGCCAGCGCGTGCAGTTCGAGAGCCAGGTGCGCTCGGTGGTGGACTCGCACCTCAAGCTGCTGGAGACCTTCCGCAGCCCCTCGTTCGCGGACCGCGACTACGAGCGCATCGAGGACAACGTGGCCTACCTCGCCCAGAAGAAGGCCGGCGCCACCGAGTAG
- a CDS encoding ATPase, T2SS/T4P/T4SS family: MFLITLAEKGGDSQQLEFAQDEVTIGRLAGNDIVLAKGNVSKNHCRLVTKDGKYVLVDERSTNGTFVNGKRVSAPLVVKPTDAIFVGDYVLHVEAPGTRREAAGAETPAPLHPAPPAVALRAAAVAAPPEPAPQAPVAAAGRMPASLASALARAQRPVDARALRYTQLQKDIHDRLIEYLDLRRMDMDRLGTEELWRRTEKSIRDILDQMEADGELPDDVSRDALLTDVINEALGLGPLEAFLDSDEISEIMVNHANQIYVERKGKLTLSDKSFSSNRAVLGVIERIVAPIGRRIDESSPLVDARLKDGSRVNAIIPPLALKGPCITIRKFKKDSLKIQDLVKYRTLTPQMAEFLEMCVKARKNIVISGGTGSGKTTTLNIISAFIPDDERIVTVEDAAELQLPQEHWVQLESRPPNLEGKGAIGIRDLVKNCLRMRPDRIVVGECRSGETLDMLQAMNTGHDGSLTTLHANTPRDAIARLETMVLMSGMELPVKAIREQIASAVHIIVQQTRFSDGTRKICFITEVSGMEVDIVTLQDIFTFKQEGFSEDGKVRGRFVASGFVPKFYEELQRKGLPVNMSIFRED, translated from the coding sequence ATGTTCCTCATCACGCTCGCGGAGAAGGGGGGCGACTCCCAGCAGCTGGAGTTCGCCCAGGACGAGGTGACGATCGGCCGGCTCGCGGGCAACGACATCGTGCTCGCGAAGGGGAACGTCTCCAAGAACCACTGCCGCCTGGTGACGAAGGACGGCAAGTACGTGCTCGTGGACGAGCGCTCCACGAACGGCACCTTCGTCAACGGCAAGCGCGTCTCCGCGCCGCTGGTGGTGAAGCCCACGGACGCCATCTTCGTGGGGGACTACGTGCTGCACGTGGAGGCGCCCGGTACGAGGCGCGAGGCCGCCGGCGCCGAGACGCCCGCGCCGCTGCACCCGGCCCCGCCGGCCGTGGCCCTGCGCGCGGCCGCGGTGGCGGCCCCGCCCGAGCCCGCGCCGCAGGCCCCCGTGGCGGCGGCGGGCCGCATGCCCGCCTCACTCGCCAGTGCGCTCGCGCGCGCGCAGCGCCCCGTGGATGCGCGCGCGCTGCGCTACACGCAGCTGCAGAAGGACATCCACGACCGGCTCATCGAGTACCTGGATCTGCGGCGCATGGACATGGACCGCCTGGGCACCGAGGAGCTGTGGCGGCGCACCGAGAAGTCCATCCGCGACATCCTCGACCAGATGGAGGCGGACGGGGAGCTGCCCGACGACGTCTCGCGCGACGCGCTGCTCACCGACGTGATCAACGAGGCGCTGGGGCTCGGGCCGCTGGAGGCCTTCCTGGACTCGGACGAGATCAGCGAGATCATGGTGAACCACGCGAACCAGATCTACGTGGAGCGCAAGGGCAAGCTCACGCTCTCGGACAAGAGCTTCTCGTCCAACCGGGCCGTGCTCGGCGTGATCGAGCGCATCGTGGCGCCGATCGGGCGGCGCATCGACGAGTCCAGCCCGCTGGTGGATGCGCGCCTCAAGGACGGCAGCCGCGTCAACGCGATCATCCCGCCGCTCGCGCTCAAGGGCCCCTGCATCACCATCCGCAAGTTCAAGAAGGACTCGCTCAAGATCCAGGACCTGGTGAAGTACCGCACGCTCACGCCGCAGATGGCGGAGTTCCTCGAGATGTGCGTGAAGGCGCGCAAGAACATCGTCATCTCGGGCGGCACGGGCTCTGGCAAGACGACCACGCTGAACATCATCAGCGCGTTCATCCCGGACGACGAGCGCATCGTCACGGTGGAGGACGCCGCCGAGCTGCAGCTGCCGCAGGAGCACTGGGTGCAGCTGGAGAGCCGCCCGCCCAACCTCGAGGGCAAGGGCGCGATCGGCATCCGCGATCTGGTGAAGAACTGCCTGCGCATGCGCCCGGACCGCATCGTGGTGGGCGAGTGCCGCTCGGGCGAGACGCTGGACATGTTGCAGGCGATGAACACCGGGCACGACGGCTCGCTCACCACGCTGCACGCGAACACCCCGCGCGACGCCATCGCCCGCCTCGAGACGATGGTGCTGATGTCCGGGATGGAGCTGCCGGTGAAGGCCATCCGCGAGCAGATCGCGAGCGCGGTCCACATCATCGTGCAGCAGACGCGCTTCTCGGACGGCACGCGCAAGATCTGCTTCATCACCGAGGTGTCGGGGATGGAGGTGGACATCGTCACCCTGCAGGACATCTTCACCTTCAAGCAAGAGGGCTTCTCGGAGGACGGCAAGGTGCGCGGACGCTTCGTGGCCTCGGGCTTCGTGCCGAAGTTCTACGAGGAGCTGCAGCGCAAGGGCCTGCCGGTCAACATGAGCATCTTCCGCGAGGACTAG